A part of Crassostrea angulata isolate pt1a10 chromosome 5, ASM2561291v2, whole genome shotgun sequence genomic DNA contains:
- the LOC128185096 gene encoding uncharacterized protein LOC128185096, whose amino-acid sequence MAQGSTSNSRQTVSEVGTDIDFFQTALQIQVETAEGTPNRDIGKPEEIQDRQQDVKMSSIISTKAVQLMKAANISSFNTRSHAEDVPSDLLQTPDAERRPSLEPMIDITKAFTVNKIAKTLLTNQKTRLQNLEETGNFTINIPLKKFNPNLVQTHLYHILSIALKHVQYEPNLCRHLSKTLSEEARDVVKALKFPRYKFVSVVTIGQLKNASIKLCSRSVWSCTTDSYACAEYRNSSLYAVAMIFAGFLD is encoded by the exons ATGGCACAG GGATCGACTTCGAATTCACGGCAGACCGTTTCTGAGGTTGGCACAGACATTGACTTCTTCCAAACTGCATTGCAGATTCAAGTCGAAACGGCCGAGGGCACACCGAACAGAGACATTGGAAAGCCAGAGGAAATTCAGGACAGGCAACAGGATGTTAAAATGTCCTCGATAATATCAACCAAAGCTGTCCAACTAATGAAGGCGGCCAACATCAGTTCCTTTAACACTCGTTCTCATGCAGAAGACGTTCCCTCGGACTTGTTACAAACGCCTGATGCCGAAAGACGTCCTAGCTTGGAGCCTATGATTGATATAACGAAAGCATTTACCGTTAACAAAATCGCCAAAACTTTACTGACCAACCAAAAAACAAGACTACAGAACCTCGAAGAAACCGGGAACTTTACAATCAATATTCCTCTGAAGAAATTTAACCCAAATCTTGTACAGACTCATTTATACCATATACTCAGCATTGCCCTAAAACACGTGCAGTATGAGCCGAATCTTTGCCGCCATTTATCCAAAACGCTCAGCGAAGAAGCGCGGGACGTTGTGAAGGCGCTCAAGTTTCCCAGATACAAGTTTGTGTCCGTTGTTACTATCGGACAGCTGAAGAATGCCTCTATAAAACTGTGTAGTAGATCTGTTTGGAGCTGCACGACTGATAGCTATGCTTGCGCAGAGTACAGAAATAGCTCTCTGTATGCTGTTGCCATGATTTTTGCAGGCTTTTTAGATTAA